The Snodgrassella alvi wkB2 genome window below encodes:
- the ylqF gene encoding ribosome biogenesis GTPase YlqF translates to MAIQWYPGHMNKAKKVIAERIKSVDMVIEVLDARLPASSANPLLAKLSGNKPKLKILNKQDLADPERTELWLADYRSQPNTNVLALDASEKQAANRIIAASRALVPNRHGLDRPLRVLICGIPNVGKSTLINGMLGKRSAKTGNEPGITKAEQRLILADDFWLYDTPGMLWPKIIVEEAGYNLAASGAVGRNALDEEVVALELLDYLRRHYLPLLQQRYQADLSESSHWLDDQWLEWVGKKRGALLSGGRIDYQKAAERLLTDFRDGLIGRITLETPNQWAVWLKKGQQHEAQLKAERAARKAARKG, encoded by the coding sequence ATGGCTATTCAGTGGTACCCCGGGCATATGAACAAAGCCAAAAAAGTCATTGCCGAACGGATAAAGAGCGTGGATATGGTAATTGAAGTACTGGATGCCCGCCTGCCTGCTTCCAGTGCCAATCCTTTGCTGGCAAAACTGTCCGGAAATAAACCAAAATTAAAAATTCTGAACAAGCAGGACTTAGCTGATCCCGAGCGCACAGAGTTGTGGTTGGCTGATTACCGTTCCCAGCCTAATACTAATGTCTTGGCACTGGATGCATCAGAAAAGCAGGCTGCTAACAGAATTATTGCGGCCAGCCGCGCACTGGTTCCTAACCGCCACGGTTTGGACAGACCGCTGAGAGTGCTTATTTGCGGTATTCCCAATGTAGGTAAATCTACCCTGATTAATGGCATGCTAGGTAAACGCAGTGCCAAAACCGGTAATGAGCCGGGTATTACTAAGGCTGAACAGCGACTGATACTGGCTGATGATTTCTGGTTATACGACACGCCCGGAATGTTATGGCCGAAAATTATAGTTGAGGAGGCCGGTTATAATTTAGCTGCCAGTGGTGCCGTGGGTCGTAATGCCCTGGATGAAGAGGTGGTGGCACTGGAATTACTGGATTATCTGCGCCGGCATTATTTGCCATTACTACAGCAACGCTATCAGGCCGACTTGAGCGAAAGCTCGCACTGGCTTGATGATCAATGGTTAGAATGGGTAGGTAAAAAGCGTGGTGCATTATTAAGTGGCGGGCGCATTGATTACCAGAAAGCTGCTGAACGCCTGCTGACTGATTTTCGTGACGGACTAATCGGGCGTATTACATTGGAAACGCCCAATCAGTGGGCAGTTTGGTTGAAAAAAGGTCAGCAGCATGAAGCACAGCTTAAGGCAGAACGGGCAGCCAGAAAAGCTGCGCGCAAAGGTTAA
- the rapZ gene encoding RNase adapter RapZ: MRIVLISGLSGSGKSIALRLLEDVGFVCVDNLPVKLLPGLIEHYAASHVAQLGVSVDIRSRFNPADVLELVTQLRTLGHQVDLLFLTSSVAVLLRRFSETRRSHPLAREHKTLSESVSAEQQYMSTLQSHAYVIDTSLLNVPQLRRQIQQWLHLPVAPMRVVLESFGYKFGVPAGLDFVFDVRFLPNPYYDFHLRPYSGLDEPVKTFFSGQPVMAEMIDDLSGFLLRWLPHMEKESRSYVNIGIGCTGGQHRSVYIVEALANRLNAYSVLIRHRQLELSNHSEKTV; encoded by the coding sequence ATGAGGATAGTATTGATTAGCGGATTATCCGGTTCTGGAAAATCTATTGCTTTACGTTTACTGGAAGATGTCGGCTTTGTCTGTGTTGATAATTTACCGGTAAAGCTGTTGCCCGGTCTGATTGAGCACTATGCAGCCAGTCATGTAGCGCAACTTGGCGTAAGCGTAGATATCCGTTCACGCTTCAACCCTGCAGATGTATTGGAACTGGTCACACAGTTACGTACTCTGGGACATCAGGTAGATTTGCTGTTTTTGACTTCTTCTGTAGCCGTTTTACTGCGCCGGTTTTCAGAAACACGCCGCAGCCATCCATTGGCACGGGAACATAAAACATTAAGTGAGAGTGTTTCTGCTGAACAGCAATACATGTCCACTTTGCAAAGCCATGCTTATGTAATTGACACCTCATTACTGAATGTACCGCAATTGCGCCGTCAGATTCAGCAATGGTTGCACTTGCCGGTAGCGCCAATGCGTGTTGTTCTGGAGTCTTTTGGTTATAAATTTGGTGTACCTGCCGGTCTTGATTTCGTTTTTGATGTGCGTTTTTTACCTAATCCCTATTATGATTTCCACTTACGTCCGTATAGTGGTCTGGATGAACCTGTAAAGACATTTTTTTCTGGACAGCCGGTTATGGCAGAAATGATAGATGATTTATCCGGTTTTCTATTGCGCTGGTTACCGCACATGGAAAAAGAAAGTCGCAGTTATGTTAATATTGGCATCGGCTGTACTGGGGGTCAGCATCGTTCTGTCTATATTGTAGAAGCACTGGCAAATAGGTTAAATGCTTATTCAGTATTGATTCGGCACAGACAGTTAGAATTAAGTAATCATTCTGAAAAAACGGTATAA
- the hprK gene encoding HPr(Ser) kinase/phosphatase, whose product MPSISVRRLYHDNQTKLKLAWSAGTAGADNRISIDADKPVLALVGHLNFIHPNQVQVIGIAEVEYLNKIEAGEIKTTLNELFDLTMSLIIVANDLPVPYMLRDYCHTHNVPLLTSKTESPFLMDVLRIYLQRVLAASTVKYGVFLDVFEVGVLITGQSGLGKSELALELISRGHGLVADDAVELYRIGPETLEGRCPAMLKDFLEVRGLGVLNIRAIFGETAVRPKKQLQLIINLVLADDTHMQRIDRLSIKSETESILNVSIRSVTLPVAVGRNLAVLVEAAVSNFILQMRGQDSTKQFLDRHNSMLKEDAVNHEDSID is encoded by the coding sequence ATGCCCAGTATTTCGGTACGGCGCTTATATCATGACAATCAGACAAAACTGAAACTTGCATGGTCTGCCGGCACAGCCGGTGCGGATAACCGTATCAGTATTGACGCCGATAAGCCGGTACTGGCGCTGGTAGGACATCTGAATTTTATTCATCCCAATCAGGTACAGGTAATCGGGATTGCAGAAGTCGAGTATCTGAATAAAATTGAAGCGGGTGAAATCAAAACCACGCTTAATGAATTGTTTGATTTGACTATGTCACTGATCATAGTCGCAAATGATTTACCTGTGCCCTATATGTTGCGTGATTATTGTCATACGCATAATGTACCTTTGCTGACATCTAAAACAGAAAGCCCTTTTCTGATGGATGTTTTGCGAATTTATCTGCAGAGAGTGCTGGCAGCTTCTACAGTTAAATACGGCGTATTTCTGGATGTATTTGAAGTTGGTGTGCTGATAACCGGTCAGTCAGGTCTGGGTAAAAGCGAACTGGCTCTGGAGCTGATATCACGCGGACATGGTCTGGTGGCAGATGATGCGGTGGAGTTATACCGTATCGGGCCGGAAACACTTGAAGGCCGCTGTCCGGCTATGCTGAAAGATTTTCTTGAAGTGCGCGGTCTTGGTGTTTTGAATATACGGGCAATTTTCGGTGAAACTGCTGTACGACCCAAAAAGCAGTTACAGCTAATAATCAATCTGGTACTGGCCGATGATACCCATATGCAAAGGATTGACCGTCTGAGTATAAAAAGTGAAACTGAAAGCATTCTCAATGTATCTATTCGCAGTGTTACTTTGCCGGTAGCAGTGGGTCGAAATCTGGCTGTATTGGTAGAGGCTGCTGTGAGTAATTTTATTTTACAAATGCGTGGTCAGGACAGTACCAAGCAATTTCTGGATCGTCATAATTCAATGCTGAAAGAGGATGCGGTGAATCATGAGGATAGTATTGATTAG
- the ptsN gene encoding PTS IIA-like nitrogen regulatory protein PtsN — MSLIGDILPVSHVVLDLNVSSKKRLFEEAGQLLSEEAGLSQEDVFNCLFAREKLGSTALGKGVAIPHGRTGAVKDTVGAFFRLQTPIAFDAPDEQPVSLVFILLVPENASTKHLNVLSELAGKFSQKSVRNALLSATSAESVREILIAEQV, encoded by the coding sequence ATGAGTTTAATTGGGGATATTTTACCGGTTTCACATGTGGTTCTTGATTTAAATGTAAGTAGTAAGAAACGTCTGTTTGAAGAAGCCGGTCAATTATTATCCGAAGAGGCAGGTTTGTCGCAGGAAGATGTTTTTAATTGTTTGTTTGCACGCGAAAAGCTGGGCTCAACCGCACTAGGTAAGGGTGTGGCCATTCCGCACGGGCGTACCGGTGCAGTGAAAGATACGGTAGGTGCGTTTTTCCGTCTGCAGACACCCATCGCATTTGATGCTCCGGATGAGCAACCCGTCAGTCTGGTATTTATACTATTGGTACCGGAAAATGCATCAACCAAGCATTTGAATGTTTTATCAGAACTGGCCGGAAAATTTTCACAAAAATCTGTACGCAATGCATTATTGTCTGCTACCAGTGCCGAAAGTGTGCGTGAAATACTGATAGCAGAACAGGTATAA